In Monodelphis domestica isolate mMonDom1 chromosome 3, mMonDom1.pri, whole genome shotgun sequence, the following proteins share a genomic window:
- the IRX1 gene encoding iroquois-class homeodomain protein IRX-1: MSFPQLGYPQYLSASQAVYGSDRPGVLAAAAAAAAAAAASGRPGGAELGSSSAAVTSVLGMYASPYSAPNYSAFLPYTADLSLFSQMGSQYELKDNPGVHPATFAAHTAPGYYPYGQFQYGDPGRPKNATRESTSTLKAWLNEHRKNPYPTKGEKIMLAIITKMTLTQVSTWFANARRRLKKENKVTWGARSKDQEDGNLFGSDNEGDPEKTEDDEEIDLESIDIDKIDENDGEQSNEEEEEKSENLRANEEDSLDKEKELPLSGSEGLKPKDSLSLSKDASDSSTRILSPSGQSNLQGPPHNKPKIWSLAETATSPDGALKSSPPPPPPSSQVNHTSPQLQHPAFLPSHGLYTCQIGKFHNWTNGAFLTQSSLLNVRSFLGVNHHHAAHHNHHLQAQQAPSVLTATLGSLSSDKASERTSPKHTERENVPRTDSPPQQLKSPFQPVRDNSLAQQEGTPRILAALPSA, encoded by the exons ATGTCCTTCCCCCAACTGGGCTACCCGCAGTATCTCAGCGCCAGCCAGGCTGTGTACGGGAGCGACCGGCCTGGGGTCCTGGCCGCAGCCGCAGCCGCTGCAGCAGCCGCAGCCGCCTCGGGCCGGCCCGGGGGCGCGGAACTCGGGAGCAGCTCAGCCGCTGTCACCTCTGTGCTAGGCATGTATGCCAGCCCCTACAGCGCGCCCAACTACAGCGCCTTTTTGCCCTACACAGCCGACCTCAGCCTTTTTTCCCAGATG GGTTCTCAGTACGAACTTAAGGACAACCCAGGGGTCCATCCTGCGACCTTCGCAGCCCACACTGCTCCTGGCTATTACCCTTATGGACAATTCCAATATGGGGACCCAGGGAGGCCTAAGAACGCAACTCGGGAAAGCACCAGTACCTTGAAGGCCTGGTTGAATGAGCATCGAAAGAATCCCTATCCCACCAAAGGGGAGAAGATCATGTTGGCCATCATTACTAAAATGACCCTCACTCAGGTCTCCACCTGGTTCGCCAACGCCCGTCGGAGgctaaagaaggaaaacaaagtgACCTGGGGGGCAAGAAGCAAAGACCAGGAGGACGGTAACCTTTTCGGCAGCGACAATGAAGGGGACCCAGAGAAGACAGAGGATGATGAGGAGATTGACCTGGAAAGCATAGATATAGACAAGATTGACGAAAACGATGGCGAACAGAGcaatgaagaggaggaggagaagtctGAGAATCTCAGGGCCAATGAAGAAGATAGTCTGGACAAGGAGAAGGAATTGCCCTTGTCCGGATCTGAAGGACTTAAACCCAaagactctctgtctctgtcgaaAGACGCCTCTGACAGTAGCACACGGATCTTGAGCCCTAGCGGACAAAGCAATTTGCAGGGGCCACCTCACAACAAACCCAAGATCTGGTCTCTGGCGGAGACTGCCACCAGCCCCGATGGCGCCCTGAAGTCCTCTCcgcctcctccccctccttcttcccAGGTCAATCATACTTCCCCACAGCTCCAACACCCCGCTTTCCTGCCCAGCCACGGACTCTACACGTGCCAAATTGGCAAATTTCACAACTGGACAAATGGGGCTTTTCTCACTCAGAGCTCTCTCTTGAATGTTAGGTCCTTCTTAGGAGTAAATCACCATCACGCAGCACACCACAACCACCACCTCCAGGCCCAGCAAGCGCCTTCCGTGCTCACAGCCACTCTGGGGTCGCTCAGTAGCGACAAAGCCTCAGAAAGAACCAGTCCCAAACACACAG aaagagaaaatgtaccCAGGACCGACTCTCCTCCTCAGCAGTTAAAATCACCCTTTCAACCTGTCCGCGACAA CTCTTTGGCTCAGCAAGAGGGAACACCGAGAATTTTAGCAGCTCTCCCTTCCGCTTGA